Proteins from a genomic interval of Heptranchias perlo isolate sHepPer1 chromosome 19, sHepPer1.hap1, whole genome shotgun sequence:
- the zgpat gene encoding zinc finger CCCH-type with G patch domain-containing protein isoform X2 has protein sequence MAMDETSLEAAIELYKAQLQQVEIALGAEAEAQAQTEAEAQSDLLQLRADLQQLIALTESSLLSVRKSQLLEQLHRAASPGPGSGEGAQLDAEYTAFQAALSGLADGEAPEQNQEPEGSGEEIGGTKVRAPYRTAWGPLQYHNAMIVGIESDEPPEPTVRVLWIHPTQRAMKPCPFYLSGTCRFLDSCRYSHGDVVAVSELRGFEELDLSSLEVGSPCLAKYEDEIWYAAKILVLDENSAEKGDWTPACSSTFAGWEAHTRGMGSKLMVKMGYEFGKGLGKNAEGRVEPVQAVVLPPGKSLDQCAEILQKKREGKLSHLHKKKHKRKGEGGSHVVKERKPRQTVFDFLNDKLQSTGQTSSSPVQTAFPMGEKNSKERYRGSKSMKKTLNIQLFQIMEKIEHTEKDIAKIMEALGRNVGRDKAVTSHLEEKLSNAKKQLSYLKTQEAGAQREQKKADTHKKMTKF, from the exons ATGGCCATGGACGAGACGAGTCTGGAGGCGGCGATCGAGCTGTACAAGGCGCAGCTGCAGCAGGTGGAGATCGCGCTGGGAGCCGAGGCCGAggcccaggcccagactgaggccGAGGCCCAGTCCGACCTACTCCAGCTCCGGGCCGACCTGCAGCAGCTGATCGCTCTGACCGAGTCCAGCCTCCTGTCGGTCCGCAAGAGCCAGCTCCTGGAGCAGCTGCACCGAGCGGcctccccggggcccgggtctgGCGAAGGAGCTCAGTTGGACGCGGAATACACCGCTTTCCAGGCGGCTCTGAGCGGGCTTGCCGACGGGGAGGCTCCAGAGCAGAACCAGGAGCCggaggggagcggggaggagaTCGGTGGCACCAAGGTGCGGGCTCCCTACCGCACCGCCTGGGGGCCGCTGCAGTATCACAACGCCATGATCGTGGGCATCGAGAGCGACGAGCCGCCGGAGCCAACGGTCCGTGTCCTTTGGATCCATCCGACCCAGCGCGCCATGAAGCCCTGTCCCTTCTATCTCAGTGGGACCTGCCGCTTCCTGGACTCCTGCAG ATACTCACATGGAGACGTTGTGGCTGTGTCTGAACTACGGGGGTTTGAAGAATTGGACCTCAGTTCACTTGAGGTGGGGTCGCCCTGTTTAGCTAAGTATGAAGATGAGATTTGGTATGCAGCTAAAATCCTAG TTTTGGATGAAAATTCTGCGGAGAAAGGAGATTGGACTCCAGCTTGCAGCTCGACATTTGCTGGTTGGGAAGCTCACACTCGGGGCATGGGATCCAAACTAATGGTTAAAATGGGTTACGAATTTGGAAAAG GTTTGGGGAAGAATGCTGAAGGTCGAGTGGAGCCTGTACAAGCAGTGGTTTTACCACCAGGGAAGTCCCTAGATCAATGTGCTGAAATCCTGCAAAAGAAGCGAGAAGGAAAACTGAGCCACCTCCACAAAAAGAAGCACAAGAGGAAAGGCGAAGGTGGTTCACATGTTGTTAAAGAGCGAAAACCTCGCCAGACTGTATTTGACTTTTTGAATGACAAACTTCAAAGTACTGGACAGACTAGCAGTTCACCAGTTCAAACTGCATTCCCTATGGGGGAGAAAAACAGCAAAGAACGTTACCGGGGGAGTAAAAGCATGAAGAAAACTCTAAATATCCAGCTTTTTCAGATAATGGAAAAAATTGAGCATACTGAAAAGGACATTGCAAAAATTATGGAGGCACTTGGAAGAAATGTTGGAAG AGACAAAGCAGTAACTTCCCATCTGGAAGAGAAGTTGTCTAATGCAAAGAAGCAATTGTCCTATTTAAAGACTCAGGAAGCCGGGGCCCAGCGAGAGCAAAAGAAAGCAGACACGCACAAGAAGATGACCAAATTCTGA
- the zgpat gene encoding zinc finger CCCH-type with G patch domain-containing protein isoform X1, producing MAMDETSLEAAIELYKAQLQQVEIALGAEAEAQAQTEAEAQSDLLQLRADLQQLIALTESSLLSVRKSQLLEQLHRAASPGPGSGEGAQLDAEYTAFQAALSGLADGEAPEQNQEPEGSGEEIGGTKVRAPYRTAWGPLQYHNAMIVGIESDEPPEPTVRVLWIHPTQRAMKPCPFYLSGTCRFLDSCRYSHGDVVAVSELRGFEELDLSSLEVGSPCLAKYEDEIWYAAKILDIDDGYFTVKFDSLLQKEIVVEGDGIMPVPRIDESSSSSSSEDEGQLGYAKLLDENSAEKGDWTPACSSTFAGWEAHTRGMGSKLMVKMGYEFGKGLGKNAEGRVEPVQAVVLPPGKSLDQCAEILQKKREGKLSHLHKKKHKRKGEGGSHVVKERKPRQTVFDFLNDKLQSTGQTSSSPVQTAFPMGEKNSKERYRGSKSMKKTLNIQLFQIMEKIEHTEKDIAKIMEALGRNVGRDKAVTSHLEEKLSNAKKQLSYLKTQEAGAQREQKKADTHKKMTKF from the exons ATGGCCATGGACGAGACGAGTCTGGAGGCGGCGATCGAGCTGTACAAGGCGCAGCTGCAGCAGGTGGAGATCGCGCTGGGAGCCGAGGCCGAggcccaggcccagactgaggccGAGGCCCAGTCCGACCTACTCCAGCTCCGGGCCGACCTGCAGCAGCTGATCGCTCTGACCGAGTCCAGCCTCCTGTCGGTCCGCAAGAGCCAGCTCCTGGAGCAGCTGCACCGAGCGGcctccccggggcccgggtctgGCGAAGGAGCTCAGTTGGACGCGGAATACACCGCTTTCCAGGCGGCTCTGAGCGGGCTTGCCGACGGGGAGGCTCCAGAGCAGAACCAGGAGCCggaggggagcggggaggagaTCGGTGGCACCAAGGTGCGGGCTCCCTACCGCACCGCCTGGGGGCCGCTGCAGTATCACAACGCCATGATCGTGGGCATCGAGAGCGACGAGCCGCCGGAGCCAACGGTCCGTGTCCTTTGGATCCATCCGACCCAGCGCGCCATGAAGCCCTGTCCCTTCTATCTCAGTGGGACCTGCCGCTTCCTGGACTCCTGCAG ATACTCACATGGAGACGTTGTGGCTGTGTCTGAACTACGGGGGTTTGAAGAATTGGACCTCAGTTCACTTGAGGTGGGGTCGCCCTGTTTAGCTAAGTATGAAGATGAGATTTGGTATGCAGCTAAAATCCTAG ACATTGACGATGGTTATTTTACAGTAAAATTTGATTCCTTGCTTCAGAAGGAAATTGTAGTGGAGGGGGATGGGATTATGCCAGTACCTCGGATTGAcgagtcttcctcctcctctagcTCTGAGGATGAGGGGCAGCTTGGTTATGCAAAAC TTTTGGATGAAAATTCTGCGGAGAAAGGAGATTGGACTCCAGCTTGCAGCTCGACATTTGCTGGTTGGGAAGCTCACACTCGGGGCATGGGATCCAAACTAATGGTTAAAATGGGTTACGAATTTGGAAAAG GTTTGGGGAAGAATGCTGAAGGTCGAGTGGAGCCTGTACAAGCAGTGGTTTTACCACCAGGGAAGTCCCTAGATCAATGTGCTGAAATCCTGCAAAAGAAGCGAGAAGGAAAACTGAGCCACCTCCACAAAAAGAAGCACAAGAGGAAAGGCGAAGGTGGTTCACATGTTGTTAAAGAGCGAAAACCTCGCCAGACTGTATTTGACTTTTTGAATGACAAACTTCAAAGTACTGGACAGACTAGCAGTTCACCAGTTCAAACTGCATTCCCTATGGGGGAGAAAAACAGCAAAGAACGTTACCGGGGGAGTAAAAGCATGAAGAAAACTCTAAATATCCAGCTTTTTCAGATAATGGAAAAAATTGAGCATACTGAAAAGGACATTGCAAAAATTATGGAGGCACTTGGAAGAAATGTTGGAAG AGACAAAGCAGTAACTTCCCATCTGGAAGAGAAGTTGTCTAATGCAAAGAAGCAATTGTCCTATTTAAAGACTCAGGAAGCCGGGGCCCAGCGAGAGCAAAAGAAAGCAGACACGCACAAGAAGATGACCAAATTCTGA